In the genome of Luteitalea pratensis, the window CCTGGAACGCGTCGACCGGCGGCGCGCCGGCGAACGTCAGCTCCAGTTCGTGGTGCTTGATGTCCTTCAGTTCAGCGACGCCACCGACCCGCACCAGCCGCCCCTCGCGGACGATCGCCACTCGGTCGCACATCGACTCCACTTCCGTGAGGATGTGCGACGAGAGGAAGACTGTGCGCCCTTCGGCGCGGGCTTCAGCGACGATCTGTTGGAACTCCTGCTGGTTGAGCGGGTCGAGACCGCTCGTCGGCTCGTCGAGGATCAGCACGCGCGGGCGGTGCATGCACGCCTGGATCAACCCCACCTTCTGCTTGTTGCCATGTGAGTAATGCCGGAACTGGCGACTGGTGTCGAGGTCCAACCGCGCGACGAGCCGTTCGAGATGTGTCTGATCCACGCCGCCGCGGAGGTTGGCGAAATAGGCGAGGATCTGCCCGCCCGTCAGGTCGGGATCGAGGGCGAGCTCGCCAGGCAAGTAGCCCACCAGCCGCTTGACTTCGACTGACTGTCGCCAGCAGTCCAGTCCGGCGATGCGGGCGCCGCCGCCACTCGCAAAGGGCAACCCCATGAGCAGACGAATGGTGGTCGTCTTGCCGGCGCCATTCGGCCCCAGGAAACCGAAGGTCTCGCCCTCCGTCACCTGGAAGGACACGTCGATAACGCCACGCTTGCCCCCATAGTGCTTGGTCAGCCCAGACACCTCGATGATGGCCGTCATAGCTCATCGCCTCCGTGCTGCGGCCTTGGACGGTCGGGCCTGTCGTAGTCGTACGCGAGATCGTTTTGGATCGATCTCGCGAAGGTCAGCCGGCCTCACCGTCCCGACGCTGCTGGCAAGCCTGCATCCACTGGCACGGACGGTAACGCGCACCGCTCCGCTCAGCACCGGGACAAACCGCCGTACCGGCCGCACTTCCATGGCGACGCTCCTGAGGACTCGTTGAGCGTAGCGGTCCGATAGTACTCTTCTGAAGCAGGAAACTCTGGCACGTCTGACCTTCCAGGCGGTACGCAGGAACTGATTCACAGCTCGATCGGAGACATCGTGAATCGAGTCGGCAAAACCGGCGAGGCCAACCAGAAGCGCGCGGCGAACGCCGGCCACCCGTTCGCCCGTGTTGGACGACAAGACGAAGGGTAAGTCGACGGGCCTCCGAGTGGTGGCAAAAGACCCCGCGCAGGGGAATGTCTGCGCCACACGGAGGCGTTGCGGACTCAACATCACGGGTGGTCTAGGCTATCGCTACCGACCAACGCGCCACAGGGACGCCGTGACGATGTTCCGCGCCGGCGCCATCACAGCATCTTTTACTTCGTCACCGTGGGCGACGATCACGAAGGCGGTCTCGACGGGAGACGGAGCCCCCGGAAAGTAGATGAGCGACGTGCCGGAGCAATTGGCGTGGACTTCGTACGTGCTGTATGCCTGCACGTTCTGCCGAAATCCCGTAATCTCACCGTGACCGTTGTCTATTTGGGTGAATTGACCATCGCCGTCATACGTGCGGAGGGCGGTGCCGACGAATGACTCAGTGACTCCGGGGTCGAGTCCGCGGCTGCCGGAGACGAGGATGCCGTAGTCGCCTTGGAGTGTACGGTTGGTGCACTCTGGAGGGCCGTCCTTGTTCGCCGCCGTCGCCGTGTCCGAGAGGCTCAGGCCAACGATGACCGCAAGGCCGGTCGCCATCGCGACGGCTCCCGCTCGGCGTATGGACGGTGCTCTCGGGCTGACGCGATTACTCTCCGCAAAGGCCGTCTCGTGAAGTCGCATGATGATTCTCCTTGTTCGGGATCTCCGCTTCGGAATCCTCGCCGAACCGGCTCTTGCCGGTTCCTACTCTTGGAGGCGAGAACGACGGCGAAAAAGGTCAAGACCTTCCAAAGGGGCCGAGAAGCACGGGCCCTTTTCAACCTGGGCCATTCGGGCAGGTGTAGACTGGGCGCATTTCCAGTCACGGGCACGACCCCACCGCTCTGCTGCAGGCATGGGGCCGAGGGGAGATGGCGGCGCTCGACCGGTTGCTGCCCCTCGTCCACGGCGAGCTGCGCCGCTTGGCCGGGCGCCATATGCGTCACGAGCGTGTCGGCCACACGCTCCAGGCGTCCGCGCTGGTCAACGAGGCATATCTCCGGCTGATCGAAGTCAAGCAGGTCCCTTGGCAGAATCGTGTCCATTTCTTTGCGATGGCTTCGCGCCTCATGCGGCGAATTCTGGTGGATGCCGCGCGCGCAAAGGGCTATCAGAAGCGCGATGGGGGACTGAAGGTGTCACTTGACGAGGCCGTCGCCGTCGCGGACACGCCCTCCCAGAATTTCGTGGCACTCGACGACGCCTTGAACGCGTTGGAGGCGATCGATCCCCGGAAGTGTCAGGTGGTCGAGATGCGCTTCTTCGCCGGAATGAGCCTGGAGGAGACGGCAGAGGCGCTTCACCTCTCGGTTGGCACCATCAAGCGCGACTGGCGGCTGGCAAAAGCTTGGTTGGCGCGCGAATTGGACGATTCTCCACGTGACAACCCCTGAGCGCTGGGCGCGGGTCGAGCGGCTGTATCACGAGGCCCTCGCGCGCGGCGCGCACGAACGTGAGGCGTTGCTGGCAGACGCGTGCGCGGGCGATGACGCATTGCGCCGAGAGATCGAGTCCCTGCTGGCGCATGACGGTGGCGCCGCGTTCCTGAGTACCCCGGCCGTGGCGAATGGAATCGGCGGGGGGATCCGGATCGGCCAGGCGCTAGGGCCGTATGTGATCTCCGCGCAGATTGGCGAAGGCGGCATGGGGGAGGTCTACCGAGCCCGTGATGCGACGCTCGATCGCGAGGTGGCGATCAAGGTCCTGCCGGAGGCATTCGCTGCCGATGCGGACCGCGTTGCACGGTTTCAGCGCGAAGCCCGCACCCTGGCCTCGTTGGACCATCCAAACATCGCGATCATTCACGGACTCGAGCAGGCGGGCGATGTCCACGCGCTCGTCATGGAGTTGGTGCCCGGCGACGATCTGTCGCAGCGAATCGTGCGTGGCGCCATTCCGATCAACGAAGCGCTGCCGATCGCGAAACAGATCGCCGAGGCGCTCGAAGCCGCGCACGAGCGTGGGATTATCCATCGCGACCTCAAGCCCGCGAACATCAAGGTCCGAGCCGATGGCACA includes:
- a CDS encoding ABC transporter ATP-binding protein, with translation MTAIIEVSGLTKHYGGKRGVIDVSFQVTEGETFGFLGPNGAGKTTTIRLLMGLPFASGGGARIAGLDCWRQSVEVKRLVGYLPGELALDPDLTGGQILAYFANLRGGVDQTHLERLVARLDLDTSRQFRHYSHGNKQKVGLIQACMHRPRVLILDEPTSGLDPLNQQEFQQIVAEARAEGRTVFLSSHILTEVESMCDRVAIVREGRLVRVGGVAELKDIKHHELELTFAGAPPVDAFQGLVGLERVEALPDGRTLRLTVQGEVDAVVKAAAPYRLVNLVSREPSLEDIFLRYYRDEHMAAGQDTNRVVS
- a CDS encoding sigma-70 family RNA polymerase sigma factor, producing the protein MQAWGRGEMAALDRLLPLVHGELRRLAGRHMRHERVGHTLQASALVNEAYLRLIEVKQVPWQNRVHFFAMASRLMRRILVDAARAKGYQKRDGGLKVSLDEAVAVADTPSQNFVALDDALNALEAIDPRKCQVVEMRFFAGMSLEETAEALHLSVGTIKRDWRLAKAWLARELDDSPRDNP